A single window of Candidatus Zixiibacteriota bacterium DNA harbors:
- a CDS encoding tetratricopeptide repeat protein, with protein sequence MLNRIILIVFVLLVIISAVYALRDSKEFTTSSEQAYELFLESRDLLGKLYIREGIERLQEAVELDSNFAMAHVYLAEQLARYGENEASDFHLKQALQEYDNLKKHEKLYIDFRRLINEGKPDSAITVLQRYVEEFPNRTDGHLALGTIAWEQGEIEKAISEFEKIVEIEPDFAPVYNNLGYLEFGRGNYDTALRYFERYRELLPDQANPHDSKGEILMAIGRYEEALEAFKTAHQIEPRFSFVLYHMAYAYSGLGQFIKAHQSLDRIRQLCQDYREKRELLINRGRTYWNQGDLEMAHQIADSLMQLGYARPDTNALIWGAMGHAITYAEEDLELARIYLDSARGLIEISQSGEKGNSLVDEKLIWVVFANAQINRFSEDYDSLLELEEVVQNKRFWRPDMTIHFRNLLAVGKYYTGSKKEAFDLIEKSLEINPNHIHSLYISALLHRGEGDTETALRRMERILEINRKADSTYYRINRIKEKYEKLARENQAA encoded by the coding sequence ATGTTAAATAGAATAATATTGATAGTATTTGTACTGCTGGTGATCATTTCGGCTGTTTACGCCCTGCGCGACAGCAAGGAGTTTACCACATCCTCCGAGCAAGCCTACGAACTGTTTCTCGAGAGTCGTGATCTTTTAGGCAAACTCTATATCCGCGAAGGAATTGAAAGGCTTCAGGAAGCAGTCGAGCTGGATTCTAATTTTGCTATGGCGCATGTCTACCTGGCTGAACAGCTGGCGCGCTATGGTGAAAATGAAGCCAGCGATTTTCACCTCAAACAGGCCCTGCAGGAATACGATAACCTCAAAAAACACGAGAAACTGTACATCGATTTCAGGCGATTGATCAACGAGGGAAAGCCTGATTCCGCTATTACTGTCCTTCAGAGATATGTTGAGGAATTTCCAAATCGCACCGACGGTCACCTGGCATTAGGTACAATCGCCTGGGAGCAGGGTGAGATCGAAAAGGCGATCAGCGAGTTCGAAAAAATCGTCGAAATCGAACCGGATTTTGCCCCGGTTTACAATAACCTCGGGTATCTGGAATTCGGTCGTGGTAACTACGATACCGCTCTCAGGTATTTCGAACGCTATCGCGAATTACTTCCTGACCAGGCCAACCCCCATGACTCAAAGGGAGAGATTCTGATGGCGATCGGTCGCTACGAAGAAGCCCTGGAAGCTTTCAAAACCGCCCACCAGATTGAACCCCGTTTCTCGTTTGTGCTTTATCACATGGCCTACGCTTATTCCGGCCTGGGGCAGTTTATCAAGGCTCATCAGTCGCTGGACAGGATTCGGCAACTCTGTCAGGACTACCGCGAAAAGCGCGAGCTTTTGATCAACCGCGGTCGTACCTACTGGAACCAGGGTGATCTCGAGATGGCACACCAGATTGCCGACAGCCTTATGCAACTGGGCTATGCCCGTCCGGACACAAATGCCCTTATCTGGGGGGCGATGGGACATGCCATTACCTATGCGGAAGAAGACCTCGAACTGGCCCGTATTTACCTCGACAGCGCCAGGGGTTTAATCGAGATCAGCCAATCTGGAGAAAAAGGGAATTCGCTGGTCGATGAGAAGTTGATCTGGGTAGTTTTTGCCAATGCTCAGATAAACCGTTTCAGTGAGGACTATGACAGCCTGCTTGAGCTTGAGGAAGTCGTACAAAACAAGCGTTTCTGGCGCCCCGATATGACCATCCATTTCAGGAATTTGCTGGCTGTCGGCAAATACTATACAGGCTCCAAAAAGGAAGCTTTCGATCTGATTGAAAAAAGCCTCGAGATAAATCCCAACCATATCCACAGTCTCTACATATCGGCTCTTTTGCATCGCGGAGAGGGAGATACTGAAACCGCTTTAAGACGGATGGAAAGAATCCTTGAGATCAACCGCAAGGCCGACTCGACCTATTACCGGATCAACCGCATCAAAGAAAAGTATGAAAAGCTGGCACGCGAAAACCAGGCGGCCTGA
- the secD gene encoding protein translocase subunit SecD: MRKTETIRIVAILVIVVAALYFLLPTIRLMVTGEDELARMKETDRQSYNELIRSSIKLGLDLQGGLRLVLEPEVANAQSQAASNVADQALVIISNRINGMGLTEPEIRKRKNNQIVVEIPGIDSFSVASAKKQISQIAKLEFRFLETPTVTQQTIEKIDSYLASKYSDQMPDQSLTDTSAEEPEIDLDTAGTDTAAGEEEIELEDTLPEVEQEPELADVEEAEAEDIEEDPSFAETSLSAYLMNADRSSFYIKGNKDRVQKILNLPEVQEIIPDNSEFLFSTGPEEFNGIFYDRLYLVKKEVVLTGESIEGIQPSFDQFRNPEVVFDIKSNYRAKWASVTGNNLQKPLSIVLDGRVESAPTIQNQITTSGRITMRSGATFLEGQQLANVLKSGALPTRLIVKEDVIIGPSLGKDSIRKGITASMVGIILVAIFMLFYYRASGIVAVIALLFNLFVLMAVMVILNATLTVPGVAGIVLLVGISVDAAVLIFERIREEIRTGKTVRAAIDAGYARATVAIIDSNITTLIVATLLYYIGSGPVKGFAVTLSIGILISLFSALVVTRTIFEFRKTYKKLSI, translated from the coding sequence ATGCGAAAAACTGAAACGATACGAATCGTGGCCATACTGGTAATTGTGGTGGCTGCGTTGTACTTTTTATTGCCTACGATTCGGTTGATGGTTACCGGCGAGGATGAACTGGCCCGTATGAAAGAGACCGACAGGCAGTCTTACAATGAGCTGATCCGAAGTTCGATCAAGCTGGGGCTCGATCTCCAGGGTGGCCTCAGGCTGGTGCTCGAACCGGAAGTCGCCAATGCTCAGAGCCAGGCGGCCTCCAATGTCGCCGATCAGGCCCTGGTGATTATCTCCAACCGTATCAATGGTATGGGCTTGACAGAGCCGGAGATCCGCAAGCGCAAGAACAACCAGATCGTGGTAGAGATACCCGGCATCGATTCTTTTTCGGTCGCCAGCGCTAAAAAACAGATCTCCCAGATAGCCAAGCTGGAGTTCCGTTTTCTGGAAACACCCACTGTCACCCAGCAGACAATCGAAAAAATAGACTCTTATCTGGCCTCTAAGTACAGCGACCAGATGCCGGATCAGAGCCTGACCGACACTTCCGCTGAAGAGCCCGAAATCGATCTCGATACTGCCGGCACTGATACTGCCGCGGGCGAGGAAGAAATCGAGCTCGAGGACACCCTGCCGGAGGTAGAGCAGGAACCGGAGCTGGCGGATGTCGAAGAGGCCGAGGCTGAGGATATCGAAGAGGATCCTTCGTTTGCCGAAACTTCGCTGTCTGCTTACCTGATGAATGCTGACCGTTCCTCATTTTATATTAAAGGTAATAAAGACCGGGTGCAGAAGATTCTGAACCTGCCCGAGGTTCAGGAGATCATCCCGGATAATTCAGAATTTCTGTTTTCGACCGGACCTGAGGAATTCAACGGTATATTCTATGACCGCCTCTACCTGGTCAAAAAGGAAGTCGTGCTGACCGGTGAGTCGATCGAGGGAATTCAACCGTCGTTCGACCAGTTCCGTAATCCCGAAGTAGTCTTCGATATAAAATCGAATTATCGTGCCAAATGGGCATCGGTGACCGGCAACAACCTCCAGAAACCACTTTCGATCGTGCTCGACGGTCGGGTGGAATCGGCTCCCACTATTCAGAATCAGATTACAACCAGCGGCCGTATCACAATGCGGTCCGGCGCTACCTTTTTGGAGGGTCAGCAACTGGCCAACGTGCTCAAGTCAGGTGCCCTGCCGACTCGCCTGATCGTCAAAGAGGATGTCATTATTGGTCCTTCTCTGGGTAAAGATTCGATCCGCAAGGGTATCACCGCCTCGATGGTAGGTATCATTCTGGTAGCGATATTCATGCTGTTTTATTACCGCGCCTCCGGAATCGTGGCGGTCATCGCCCTGCTTTTCAACTTGTTCGTACTGATGGCGGTGATGGTCATACTGAATGCCACTCTTACAGTCCCGGGGGTGGCTGGTATCGTGCTCCTGGTCGGTATTTCGGTCGATGCCGCGGTGCTGATTTTCGAGCGTATCCGTGAGGAGATCCGTACCGGCAAGACTGTCCGTGCGGCTATCGATGCCGGTTATGCCCGCGCCACGGTGGCGATTATCGACTCGAACATCACTACGCTGATTGTAGCAACTCTGCTTTACTATATCGGTTCCGGGCCGGTCAAGGGATTTGCCGTTACTCTTTCGATCGGTATTTTGATCTCGCTTTTCTCGGCCCTGGTGGTTACTCGTACTATCTTTGAATTCCGTAAAACCTACAAGAAGCTGAGTATTTAA
- the secF gene encoding protein translocase subunit SecF, with product MFRIIGKTNIDFISQRRYSFVVSGILLLVGLFAFSMILLEKANFGIDFSGGTEMAGIFEKPITTEELRTALTDEGLTGARIQTYQISDTTAFLIKIKSGTVTEADIETGEVTDTALVAESTLSERVGEKILSVINDKFPGNDFHMLYSNITDPSIGRELKDQAAWMVIAAVIGILMYIWIRFDFRFGVAATFTTFHDVLLVLGIMFLLGREVSILLVTALLTLAGYSLTDTVVVFDRIRENLKTFRRKGDFVSTVNLSINEVLSRTLVTSITTLSVVTVLFIFGGEVVHDFALTLIFGIIVGTYSSVFVASPLIVVWENLAPKRFK from the coding sequence ATGTTCAGGATAATTGGTAAAACTAATATAGATTTCATCAGCCAACGCCGGTATTCCTTCGTGGTTTCCGGCATACTGCTTCTGGTCGGCCTGTTCGCCTTCTCCATGATCCTATTGGAGAAAGCCAATTTCGGCATCGATTTCTCGGGTGGTACCGAAATGGCCGGCATTTTTGAAAAACCGATAACGACCGAAGAACTGCGCACCGCGCTGACAGACGAGGGTTTGACCGGGGCCCGCATCCAGACCTACCAGATATCGGATACGACCGCCTTTTTGATCAAGATTAAGTCCGGCACCGTGACTGAGGCCGATATCGAAACCGGCGAGGTGACCGACACTGCTCTTGTGGCTGAATCCACCCTGTCTGAAAGAGTCGGCGAGAAAATCCTCTCGGTTATTAACGACAAATTCCCGGGCAACGATTTCCATATGCTGTATTCGAATATCACCGATCCCTCGATCGGTCGTGAGCTCAAGGACCAGGCGGCCTGGATGGTGATCGCGGCGGTGATCGGAATCCTCATGTATATCTGGATCCGTTTCGATTTTCGCTTCGGTGTGGCCGCGACGTTTACGACCTTCCATGATGTATTACTGGTGCTGGGAATCATGTTCCTTCTGGGTCGCGAGGTCAGTATCCTGCTCGTTACCGCGCTTTTGACACTTGCAGGTTACTCATTGACCGATACGGTGGTGGTTTTCGACAGGATTCGTGAAAACCTCAAAACCTTCCGCCGCAAAGGCGATTTCGTCTCCACCGTCAACCTCTCGATCAACGAGGTCCTGAGCCGTACTCTGGTGACTTCGATTACAACGTTATCGGTGGTAACCGTACTGTTCATATTTGGCGGTGAGGTGGTTCATGATTTCGCTCTGACCTTGATCTTCGGAATTATCGTGGGTACCTATTCCTCGGTCTTTGTGGCCTCGCCACTGATCGTGGTCTGGGAAAACCTGGCCCCCAAACGCTTTAAATAA
- a CDS encoding helix-turn-helix domain-containing protein has protein sequence MTNDRQIQEVMVLSEEQQVKAYVHPTRIVIVQMLAELKMTVSQVARKLGVHPANLTHHFKLLQKAGLIRLVEKRDIGKNIEKYYRASAIDFVVNTTRRKQVDKVHLALSVLKADLIEAMGRIKKQDSADVLSILNSARLSQADFNLFVRRLRGLANEFKQCDSDTGRTYNLNVSIYPGEISKTSSKNISIL, from the coding sequence ATGACTAATGACAGGCAAATACAAGAAGTAATGGTTTTAAGTGAGGAGCAGCAGGTCAAGGCGTATGTTCATCCGACCAGAATCGTTATTGTTCAAATGCTCGCTGAACTGAAAATGACTGTCTCACAGGTTGCCAGAAAACTTGGAGTTCATCCAGCCAACCTGACTCATCATTTTAAGCTTCTTCAAAAAGCCGGTCTTATTAGGCTGGTAGAGAAGCGGGATATCGGAAAGAACATAGAGAAGTATTATCGCGCTTCGGCAATTGATTTCGTGGTAAACACAACCCGGAGAAAACAGGTGGATAAAGTTCATCTTGCCCTCTCTGTTTTAAAGGCTGATCTCATAGAAGCTATGGGTCGAATTAAAAAACAGGATTCAGCAGATGTTCTGTCGATCTTAAACAGTGCCAGACTCAGCCAGGCCGATTTCAATTTGTTCGTGCGCAGGCTCAGGGGTCTGGCAAATGAGTTCAAACAGTGTGATTCCGATACCGGGAGAACGTACAACCTGAATGTAAGCATCTATCCGGGTGAAATTTCGAAAACCAGCAGTAAGAATATCTCAATTCTATAA
- a CDS encoding serine hydrolase, with product MIKELIGALSAKISSLFTSAGSTSDWNWQPVVGSDEELTEVLGQICDEFDQPAMSVAIIVGSDIIAKAASGVCEYGMNTSVDISSRFHIGSTTKSMTAMLLSALVEDGSLSWEMTLDRLLPEIEMRNEYKQVSLHDLLVNRAGIVPFQQFGQDDPELTEKIWKEIPLGFADPVQQRLEMAKVLLSAKPFVKPRTKAVYSNAGWAIAGLIIDKITGSSYESALRHKILDPLEMFETKVGGWPASPADLNQPRGHYPPEQGHYSKPKAQSLQEDYVLPFWMNPSGGVHCSISDLALYVQENLLGLKGEGKLLSRASYKTIHSIQVTAKMREMYIGLKSDADASYGYGWAVVPVEGDLLSIADGSGGTFFARLIVFPPLNAAFCGLTNCGNGAVALDWAIEKTTGFEWNSH from the coding sequence ATGATTAAAGAATTGATTGGAGCGCTGTCTGCTAAAATATCATCTCTGTTTACCTCAGCAGGTTCAACTTCTGATTGGAACTGGCAACCCGTTGTAGGAAGTGATGAGGAATTGACGGAGGTTTTAGGGCAGATTTGTGACGAGTTCGATCAACCTGCCATGTCCGTCGCGATAATAGTCGGTTCTGATATAATAGCGAAGGCGGCAAGCGGTGTTTGTGAATACGGAATGAATACTTCAGTAGACATTTCCAGTCGTTTTCATATCGGCTCAACCACAAAATCGATGACCGCGATGCTTCTTTCGGCATTGGTTGAAGACGGTAGTTTGAGCTGGGAAATGACCCTCGATCGGCTCTTGCCGGAGATTGAAATGCGGAATGAATACAAACAAGTAAGTCTGCACGATCTGCTGGTCAATCGGGCGGGGATCGTACCATTTCAGCAATTTGGTCAGGATGACCCGGAGCTGACCGAAAAAATCTGGAAAGAGATACCTTTGGGCTTCGCCGATCCTGTTCAGCAAAGGCTTGAGATGGCAAAAGTTCTGCTAAGTGCGAAACCATTCGTAAAACCCAGAACCAAAGCTGTATATTCCAATGCCGGCTGGGCAATCGCCGGTTTGATAATAGACAAAATCACCGGAAGCTCGTATGAATCGGCTTTAAGGCATAAAATTCTTGACCCTCTGGAGATGTTCGAAACAAAAGTTGGCGGATGGCCTGCATCACCTGCAGATTTGAACCAGCCGCGCGGCCATTATCCACCCGAACAGGGTCATTATTCAAAACCCAAAGCGCAGTCGCTACAAGAAGATTATGTTCTGCCATTTTGGATGAATCCTTCCGGGGGCGTCCATTGCAGTATCAGCGATCTTGCCCTTTATGTTCAGGAGAACCTTCTTGGTCTAAAAGGAGAAGGGAAATTGCTTTCGAGAGCGAGTTATAAAACTATTCACAGTATTCAGGTAACCGCTAAAATGAGGGAAATGTATATCGGTTTGAAAAGCGACGCGGATGCTTCCTACGGTTATGGATGGGCGGTAGTGCCGGTAGAGGGTGATCTACTAAGCATTGCTGATGGAAGCGGCGGTACGTTTTTCGCCAGGTTGATAGTATTTCCGCCTCTCAACGCAGCTTTCTGCGGGTTGACGAATTGCGGTAATGGTGCTGTGGCCCTTGATTGGGCAATCGAGAAAACTACCGGATTCGAGTGGAATAGCCATTAG
- a CDS encoding cytochrome ubiquinol oxidase subunit I — protein MDLELLSRVQFGLTVGFHYLFPPLSIGLGLFLVIMEGTYLKTKNELYHSMTRFWVKIFGLIFALGVATGIVMEFQFGTNWATYSRYVGDVFGSALAAEGIFAFFLESGFLAILLFGWDKVSKRMHFIATVLVAFGAHFSAIWIVVANSWQQTPAGHHIVGTGDTARAEILDFWQVLFNPSFLDRISHVFMGCWQAGAFFVLSVSAFYLLRNKHREFAKASMKIAVVIAVVSSLLQLVTGHSSAHTVARTQPAKLAAYEGHFPAEAPAGLYLFGWVDEENQKTTGFEIPGFLSFLVHWDSEAPVTGLNAFAEEDRPPVNIVFQSYHLMVAIGMLLILISLMAAVKWKLGSLFTTRWFLTVLVFSVLLPQLANQLGWFSAEVGRQPWAVYGLLRTEDAVSVSIGAGHVIFSLILFMLIYTLLFALFIYLLNEKIQKGPEGIETSEGKLAA, from the coding sequence ATGGATCTGGAACTATTATCACGAGTTCAGTTTGGCCTGACTGTCGGATTTCATTATTTGTTCCCACCGCTTTCCATAGGACTGGGGCTTTTTCTGGTTATAATGGAGGGCACTTATCTCAAGACAAAAAACGAACTCTACCACAGCATGACCCGTTTCTGGGTCAAGATTTTCGGCTTGATATTTGCCCTGGGTGTGGCCACCGGTATCGTCATGGAATTCCAGTTCGGTACCAACTGGGCCACTTATTCGCGCTATGTCGGCGATGTTTTTGGAAGCGCTCTGGCGGCTGAGGGAATTTTCGCCTTTTTCCTGGAATCCGGGTTTTTGGCGATCCTGCTGTTCGGCTGGGACAAGGTGTCGAAGAGAATGCATTTCATTGCAACTGTGCTGGTGGCGTTCGGGGCGCATTTTTCTGCCATCTGGATCGTGGTCGCCAACAGCTGGCAACAGACCCCGGCCGGGCATCATATTGTCGGTACCGGCGATACGGCCCGGGCCGAGATCCTCGATTTCTGGCAGGTTCTCTTTAACCCCTCGTTTCTGGACCGTATCAGCCATGTTTTCATGGGATGCTGGCAGGCGGGGGCTTTTTTCGTCCTGTCGGTGTCAGCATTTTACCTGCTACGCAACAAGCATCGCGAGTTCGCCAAAGCTTCCATGAAGATAGCGGTCGTGATAGCCGTGGTATCATCATTATTACAGCTCGTGACCGGTCATTCCTCGGCCCATACGGTAGCACGTACCCAGCCGGCTAAATTAGCCGCCTACGAGGGACATTTCCCGGCTGAGGCTCCGGCCGGATTGTACCTGTTCGGGTGGGTCGATGAAGAGAATCAGAAAACCACCGGGTTTGAGATTCCGGGATTTCTGAGTTTTCTGGTGCACTGGGACAGCGAGGCACCGGTGACCGGGTTGAATGCCTTCGCTGAGGAGGACAGGCCTCCGGTCAATATCGTCTTCCAGTCCTACCACCTGATGGTGGCGATCGGTATGCTCTTGATCCTGATTTCGCTTATGGCGGCGGTGAAATGGAAGCTGGGCAGCCTGTTTACCACCCGCTGGTTTCTGACAGTACTTGTGTTCTCTGTTCTTCTGCCACAGCTTGCCAATCAGCTGGGATGGTTTTCGGCCGAAGTCGGACGACAACCCTGGGCGGTATACGGGCTTTTGCGCACCGAGGATGCGGTCTCGGTTTCGATCGGAGCGGGGCATGTAATCTTTTCTCTGATCCTGTTTATGCTAATTTACACCTTGCTTTTTGCGCTGTTCATCTATCTTCTCAATGAGAAAATCCAGAAAGGTCCCGAGGGGATCGAAACTTCGGAGGGAAAACTGGCGGCATGA
- the cydB gene encoding cytochrome d ubiquinol oxidase subunit II has protein sequence MNFALDLNSVWFILIGILFAGYAMLDGFDLGTGALHLFTKTDQDRRIMLNAIGPVWDGNEVWLVTGGGALFAAFPEVYATSFSGFYIAMMLLLVGLIFRAVAIDFRSKQEMKWWRQLWDVSFSVSSILSSLLIGVALGNIAWGIPLDARGEFIGNFFTLLNPYAIMVGITTVALFMMHGAIYLVMKTEGELQSRIRGWVNNTIVFFIICYVTTTMATLLYVPHMSANIKANPWLFVVPLLNMLAVANIPREIHHGREFRAFLSSCASMIALLALFGIGMYPNLILSNPEVANSLNIYNAASSDKTLGIMLIIAALGMPMVIAYTTSIYWIFRGKVKLDSTSY, from the coding sequence ATGAATTTCGCCCTCGATTTAAATTCAGTCTGGTTTATATTGATCGGGATCCTGTTTGCCGGGTATGCCATGCTGGATGGTTTCGACCTGGGAACCGGCGCGCTTCACCTGTTTACAAAAACTGACCAGGATCGGCGGATCATGTTGAACGCAATCGGCCCGGTCTGGGACGGTAACGAAGTCTGGCTGGTGACCGGTGGCGGAGCTCTCTTTGCGGCGTTTCCCGAGGTCTATGCGACTTCGTTTTCCGGATTCTATATCGCCATGATGCTTCTGCTGGTCGGGTTGATCTTCCGCGCGGTCGCCATTGATTTCAGGAGCAAACAGGAGATGAAATGGTGGCGGCAGTTGTGGGATGTCAGCTTCTCGGTCTCCAGTATCCTCTCATCACTTCTGATTGGTGTGGCGCTGGGAAATATCGCCTGGGGCATTCCGCTCGATGCCCGTGGTGAATTTATCGGAAATTTCTTTACGCTGTTGAATCCCTATGCCATCATGGTCGGGATTACGACTGTAGCCCTGTTCATGATGCACGGGGCGATTTACCTGGTTATGAAAACCGAAGGCGAACTGCAGTCCCGGATCCGGGGCTGGGTCAACAATACGATTGTTTTCTTTATTATCTGCTATGTCACCACGACTATGGCAACTCTCCTGTACGTGCCGCATATGTCGGCCAATATCAAGGCCAATCCGTGGTTGTTCGTAGTACCGCTTTTGAATATGCTGGCGGTTGCCAATATCCCGCGCGAGATACACCACGGGCGCGAATTTCGTGCTTTTCTGTCATCCTGCGCCTCGATGATAGCGCTTCTGGCCTTGTTCGGGATCGGGATGTACCCGAACCTGATTCTTTCCAATCCGGAAGTCGCCAACAGTTTGAATATCTACAATGCCGCCTCCTCGGATAAGACGCTGGGAATCATGCTGATAATTGCCGCCCTGGGAATGCCTATGGTGATCGCATACACGACCAGTATCTACTGGATTTTCCGGGGTAAGGTGAAACTTGACTCCACCAGCTATTGA